Part of the Benincasa hispida cultivar B227 chromosome 11, ASM972705v1, whole genome shotgun sequence genome, TATTTTCCAGCATGAGAGATCTCAATGCTTGAAGAAATTCTTATGTCTTGTTCCCacctttataattaaaacttcaTTGTTTATCTGCTATAAATTACTCttcatattgcttattttttgtttgaatcTAATATTCATCATGCATCCTTTTAGCttagaaaagtatttttcttgttttctccCAGTATCAAGTGTCTACCCAACTTGACCACTCAAAATGAATTGTTTTTGTGATCACAATATCAAGTGTCTACCCAACTTGCCCATAATGCTATGCCTTTTTCGTTTATGCTCTTTCTCCTGTTGAGTCTGTTCGATTCATTTACATGTAGTATGATTATATCTTTTTTAAAGTTGTAATTTAAACTCTACTACtttgatgttattttatttagaacATATCGAGAAAGCATCTAAAATAAAAGGTATCCCTTCCTAATTGTATTTTCTAgttataaaaattttcaatttcttggTGAAGTTGATAACTTTGTCCTGTTTTCTAACTTCTAAGTTAGTGTTTGGTGTGTCATtagaaaaagaagttttttttaaggGAGCACTTATTTTATGAACACATATGAATGAAAATTAGTAAAATGCTTCTTCTAAAtactttttatttgtttttagatttagaATTTATCAACCATGCAGTATCGATCTTCTTAACGAGATCATTGAGGGTGCTTAAAGCAACAAGGTACTTAGTTACTTTGTATTGATAAAATTTCatactgaaaattttaaatatggTAATGCTCAATGTTTTGGATTATTAACACATCAAAGCCTTTACTATATTCCTTTAGTTTTCTTAGTTAAGCTCATTTATTAGGTTAAATGAAACCACTTTACTTTGGTGTGTCATTTTCATTTGGGTTGTTTTTAACCATTTGCCTGGGAGAATTTGTTATTTGAACAGGTGTCGAAGtaaaaaaattttggttttgttgtataGCGATGTCGTGGTGCTGAAATTTTTCTAAAGCATAAGAATTAATAAAGCTAGTTACGGGTTAAAATATAGTAATGTTCCCTAGGTTCTTAAtccttttaatttcatgcatagAAGATTTTACTTTTAAGATACTTCACAAAATATTATCTTCATTTTCTTGTTGcaaatatttttagaatattTGGGTTTGAAAGTGCATGAGAAATGGACCAACTATGAAGCATAACTATGATGTATTTTCCAATTCTTTATTACGTTCCTTCCTTTCTGGAAAATGTATATACTCAACTTTGTTAGTGGttgttataattgtttaatCAAATCGATACAACAATTTGTGGACGTGTTTtatttcctttgttatctagttttattttcttcttccaatAAGTTAGTTAATTTTGGTGTTTGTTGaaatcataatatataaaagcaattaagattttattttcaatatgtACAGGTaagagaaatattattgtttaaaaaaatatattattgattTGCACGTGCATAAGcagaaaatatatatgtattttttgttAATGCGGTTTTTTTTAACGACATTAAAAATGTATTGGACATTATAAAAAATGagccattaaaaaaaatattgaacaattattgaaaaaaatagtaaaaaattgatatagaagatggtgtacaatgtcggttttcaaCTGAAATTGAAGATggtgtacaatgtcggttttcaaCCGAGGTTGAAAAATATTGGCATTGAAATTTTGGTAAgctataatgtcggtttaaaaccgatattaaaaacaaccgacattaaagaccttttataacacgatcttcGATGTTGGTTTTCAACTGACATTGTACCCCTATGATGTCAATTTTAAACAGACATTAAAACCCAATTTTATATTAGTGACAACAATaactatcaaagaagattaggAAACTCAAAAAAAGGTTGTGGACAAGGCAACTCAAGCTTAAGATACgataaatcaaatattaaatgctataattATTAGAAGTTTGCTCATTCTGCATCTGAATGTAGAGCTCTCAGAAACAATAGAGTTGGAGAGATGGCAAATTACATCGAAGAAAGACGTCAATAATGTGGCACCTTGTTGATGACTTGTACGAATAGTAGTTGGAGCAAAGATAATACGTGGTACCTAGACACTGGGGCAAGCAATTATATGTGTAGAGAAAGAAGCATGTTTGTGGATCTTGATGAATCGGTGAGTGGAAATATGAAGAGTAATATCTTGAATCTGGGCCAACTCATAGAGAAATGTTATAGAATTCGATTACAAGACAATAAGAGAATATTATGACATTCGATTAAAAGACAATAACCATTctataatagaaaatacaaaTAACTTGATTGCTAAGTTGCCAATGACCACGAATAAAACGTTTATACTCAATGTTCAAAATAACCATTGTCGCAAACTGCCTCAAGATGTGTTACAAAGGCGCATCGTGGATTTAACATCTTCGATATGAGCATCTCAATTTTGGGAGATTAGAGTCATTATCCAAGAAGAACATGGTGAGAGAACTACCTTCCATAAGCCACCCTGATCAAGTGTGTGAAGGATTTCTACTTGGAAAGCAgtttaagaaaattttccaaaagGAGTTGAACTCAAGAGTTCAAAGGCTTCTAGAACTCATACATACAGATGTGTGCAGATCGATCAAGCCAAACTCGCTTGGTAAAAGTAActatttccttttcttcattGATGCTATTTCTAGAAAAACATAGGTATATTTTTTTAGGCGCATAAATCAGAATTGTTCGAGAACTTCAAGAAGTTCAAATACcttgttgagaaaaaaaaaaaggtctacTGATCAAGGCCATACGGTTTGATCGTAGAGGAAAGTTCACATCAAATGAATTCCAAAATTATTGAGAAGACCATAGAATTGAACAATTTTGACATGGCAAGAAGTATGCTTAAAAGCAAGAAACTGCCAAAGGAGTTTTGGGCAGAAGTAGCAATGTGTGCAGTCTACTTATCCAAACGATCTCCAATAAGAAGCGTATCTGGAAAAATGTCACAAGAAGCATGGAGTGGTAGGTAACATGGAATATCCCATCTTAGAATCTCTGGAAGCATTGCTCATGTGTATATAGTAGATGAAAGAGAAGCAAGTTGGATGAAAAATGTGAGAAATATATCTTCATTgattatgattcaaataccaaagGCTACAAACTCTATGATTCGACATGAGAAAGAAAATATTGGGTCAAGATGTAGTATTCGATGAAGATGGAGAATGGGATTGGGGACAACATGACAAAAACCATAACTTCTTGTTGTACTTCATAGAAAATGACATGAAGCAAACAATCATAGTGCAAACAAGAGAGGACGAGTCTTCTACGCCATAAGCTTCGCCAACTTCAAGTTTTGAAGAAGATAGAAGCTCAAGTAAAAGTTTTCAATGCTTCAGAAGCTTAACAAAAATTTATGAGGTAAATGAAAATCAAGATAATCTTTCTTTGTTTTGTCTTTATGGCGATTATTAGCCCGTGAACTTTCAAAAAGCTATGAAGAATCCAAATTCGAAAAATGCTACGAATGAAGAGATTGATGCGATGAAGAAGAATGACACATAGGAGTTAGTCTCACTTGAAAAAGGTCACAAGGCAAGTGGTGTAAAATAGGTTTACAAAGCGAAGAAGAATGTGAGGGGAAATTGAAAGATACAAGGCATGATTAGTGGCGAAAGGTAATAGTCAAAGAGTTGGCATTGACTATGATGAGATATTTGCTTCTGTTGTTCGACTCAAAATTGTTTCACTAACAATTTCATTATCTGCTCAAAACAATTGGAGAGAATCTATCAAATAGATGTGAAATCTGCTTTCCTCAATGGAGTTCTTGAGGAAGAAGTTTATATTGAACAACCTTAAGGCTATAGAGTTGCTAAGGGAAAAAAAGATAAGGTTTTGAAGCTGGAAAAGACAtcatatgggttgaaacaagttCCAAGAGCTTGGAATGCTCAAATAGAGACAAATATCTACACCAAAAAAATTCATCATGTGTTCATATAAGCACGCCCTCtacatcaaaattcaaaatatgatGTATTGCTTGTATGCTTGTATGTAGACGACTTAATCTTTATAGGTAGTAATCCAAGCAtgttaaaaaagtttaaagaaaagATGATAAATGAGTTTGAGATGACCAACATCGGACTCATGTCTTACTACCTTGGCATTGAAGTAAAGCAAGAAGATAAAAAGGTATCTTTTATCACACATGATTTACTACACTCCTAAACAAACCAACCTCATGTAATCAAGTGTTGGTAACACTCTCAACGACAAAGTGTATTGAGATCATACGCAGTTCATAAGGGTTAAAGTTTTGACGATCTCAAAGACACCTTAATACATACTTCTATTTCCAAAGGGCTTAACCCTAAGTAGAAGCCAAcaacaatatataaatattggACGAAGAGTCTTTAAGATccttcaagaaaataaaatattttctacaATAATAAGAAAATAGATCAACAAACCTAAGCAAAAATTCCAAACTAATACGGTGAAAATCTCCAAGTAGAATCTACAAGATACAACACAAGTTGCACAACGTACTACATGACACAAAATCATTTTTGGATAATCTGTTCTCTCTCAAATATAATGTTTCTTCGAAGAagagattttaaattaatccatttttaattagttcttaattttataattaactaaaaaataaacttttagtCATCTAAATCACTCACTAAGTTTACTATATCCTTTCAATTATTCAGTTTTTCAAAGAGACATGTAgacaaatcaattttattttaaaaaatatatgttttaaccAAAGTTATTACAAACACCAGAACCGTGTATTTTATTTTAGCTGATGACTTGTGCATTTTTAACTTTTCTGCAATCATTTGAAGATGTTCTTAAACAAAGGTAAAAAGAAACCTTTATCCATAAACATAGTTTACATGCTATAAACTGAACCTGGttatgaaaaacaaaataataaaaaaaaaattagtttcataACAAAAACTTAGCAGTTTGGAAATTAAATGTGGGAAAAATATCTTTAGTCTCTAGGTTTTAAGTCTACTTTCCATTCGGTCTCTAATATCAAAATATCAACCTCAAATTttaacaaaactcaaatatttcaacagtaaaattgtaacattttaaaatttagggactacaATGGATATGATAAAACTTGAAACAAAATTACACCGCATTTTGCATAAATTCTTCTCTTATTGGAACATCAACGCAAccattaatttttgaaataataattatttatatttctacataaaattaatgttatacaaaaaaaaaaaaaaaagaagaatcaTTTCCTTGACAATAAAATAGTATGAAAAAACAATCATTTTCTTCACCAGTACAAACcattagattaaaaaatagtGTTCACGGGAGTTTCAAAGCCAAGTTTGATGATAGACCCTTCTGATCCAAAATGTACCAACAAAAACCAAACACTTcgaaaaacaaatataaaagatTCTTATACCTGAAGCTAATCTCACAATGCCAACCCTTCCTCACATGGCCATAATTTCTCATTATAATACCCTCAATTTGATACTAAATAAGCCCTTTTTCACTATAAATACACACACTATAAGCTTCTACACCCACACCCAACAACAATTTCAAgacatcttttattttcttgggAAAGAGAGATGGATTCTAAAAGAACTTCAAATGCTGCCATCTTTCTTGTCCTCAACCTTGTGTTTTTCGCGTTTGTTAACGTATGCCATGCCTGCAACGATCCAAAGCCGAAGCCGAGTCCAAAGCCTTACCCTAACCCTAACCCTAACCCTACTCCTGTAGTCAAGAGCTGCCCTAGAGATGCCCTAAAGCTCGGCGTGTGCACGAAGCTATTGAACGGACCGGTCAGTGCACTTGTCGGGTCCTTGCCGAACACCCAATGCTGCTCATTGCTCGACGGGCTTATCGATCTTGAAGCGGCAGTGTGTCTTTGCACAGCCATCAAAGCCAATGTTCTTGGTATCAACATTAACATCCCCATTTCTTTGAGCTTGCTTGTCAATGTCTGTGGAAAGAAGGTTCCCTCTGAATTCCAGTGTGCCTAATTGGTTAAAGTCTagcttaattttctttttcttaatcactatgtttttcattttaagtaTTGGTATCATTATGGTAATCTCTTTGGAGATcagatgtatgttttaatttattttgtctATTTTGTGTGCTCtctatttttcataatttcagttattttatattttctgaTGATGGATTACCGAGTGCCTAAAAATTTTCAGGTACTTGATCATCACTTGTAATAATTCTAGTAGTCATTTGTCAGTtgcatttttaaattaataattgtttaAGAAAGTTTAAGTGTATGTTTTGTTATATCTGTGTCTATatttccaaatatgtcttttttttcttccatgaATTGGATCGACATATACTAATTATTAAGATTTGGGAAATTGAGGAATTAGGATCCTAAGTTCTTATTGTCAagaacaatataatataaaagggCTAATAAACAATGGaaaagttaaaataataataacaattattattattatatcaaataataagATATTATTTGAGTAGTCAGGTCGATTCCTTCCATTTGAACTTAGTCTCATCTTTTATATACACCATTTTTTTCGTTTCGAactataaattttttagttaTGTACACATCAAAATGTCATTTGACCTCTTTTATAAACGCTTATATATAGTTACAAAAGTATGAAAGTTAATAATGAAAGATAATGCTATACATATTTAGGTCGAATATAAGTTTAGACTAAAGTCAATGTTTGACCGATATATTCCAACCCAACTCATTTATTTATTAGATTGGATATGAATcactattttgaaaattaagccaaCTCAATAATCTTATCATCAAGCCACccaatattatttataaatatactcAAACATTATAGTTTTTAGTTAacctaaaatttttaaaagtaataaaacaatttttttaacgAAAATTAGATAGAAACTTTAtagtattaataataaaaatatagaattgaATAAATTTTAGTAATATtagatttaagaaaaatttagaaatatataacTTATTCAATAGGTTGACCAAGAGACTCAAACTTTATGATGAAATGAGTGGAGCCTATTAGACTTGTGTTTGGGGTGAAATAGAGTCAGGCTGGCCTAATAATGAGATTGAACCGTAGGTATATGAATAAATAGTCCTCAAACGTAATCCATCAAACCAAAATTCATTTCATATAAAATGTTTTTCCTTTGAAATACAAGTAATGAAGAATTCGttttctcaaaataataataataataatgaagtaATCCCTTTAAAAACATTCTATATTTAGATTAAGatgattaaactaatttttcttttaaaaaaagaagttttctAGTTAAAATTGGGATTCAAGAATACTCTTTATGTGATGAATTTATTTCTACATGACAagtcaaaattttaaacaaaattttgaatagtTTTGAAGCAATCCAATTTCCTATGTTGGTCCAATGGACTACCTTTTTCTTCATTGCAGGCCCAAGTTGAACTTTGGAGATAGCCCAACTCTGTGTAAAACTCCAGCCCACGATTGCTGAGTTAGTGGAGTTAGGAAAGATTTTTACTTCAGCCTGATGATGATTCTCCTCTGTCACGTACCAGTTGGCTCAGAGCACTCTATTCAGATTATCAATCACACTGACTGCAAAATCAGCGAGAAGTCTGAAGGGTATACGAGAGAGAAAACAGTTCTTCCATATTCATCTTGTTCTCGAGGGTTTCTGAAGGGAAAATGAAGTTCTTGAGCTTCAAATCTCAGGGATTCACCTGCATGTGAGCAAAATCGTGTAGGAGATGTAAAGATGAACAAAAAGATAGTTGAAGAAGAAAGAACACAAGGAGAttaagtggttcggccaaggGTCTACGTTCACTGTGCAAAAAGGGAGggtatataatatttttattgcttcttcttttgaatttttcattACGGAATGAACTCTCTCATACTCACTCTggtttgttttccttttataCGTAGGTTTACATTTTCAAAAGAGAGAAGCTCAAGGTGAACTGACGATTACAACAAAACAACAGAAAGTAAACTAACAGATAAACTTTCTTCTCAGCTCTGGTCTCAGTTCTTTCTTTTATATCCTATAACATAAACCAGAATGGTTGGTTTAGAAAAACTTGACAAACAACCACTCGAAAATTCTTAAAAGCATTAATTCCAACATATTTCAAACATAATTCAAAGGTGGTCAGCTCACTTTtatgcaaaagaagaaaaaataaaagactgACAAAGAAAAAACCCATCGAATTACCGAAACTACCCTTTGGTCCAACGTTCCATTTCCATATCCATTTGAATTTCCCTGTTGcccacaaaaattgggccccgtgACACCCGGGCCTCGTGGCCCGCGCACACCAGCGAGGCCCTTGCTACTACATACAAACTATGTGAGAATCACTGGAGAAACAAACGAGATCTGGACATAACTAAATTGATAATCATGAATTTGTCGTACGTTAAAAAGGTTAGAAAAGTCATGGACTCCAAATCTATAAAAGGAGTTCATGCCTTCTAGTTTTCAGTCGTCCaatttaaaaatactttaaGCTTAGTGTgctaattctaaaaaaattccTTTTGTATTCTCTTAATTTAAGAATGGGAAAAAATGTGTTAGTAGTTAAGAGTTTTGGAGAGAAAGCTTCTGTAATGGGGATTCTGtgtaattataacaatttttcaCATGGTGGATTTCTTTATGGTATGTCGTGGGTTTTCTCTGAGTTTTGCACGTAAATTAATCAtgtgttttcaattttgttacTTTCTCTTAATTCTTCTGTTACTTTCCACTTATTCTTAAGAATAAGTGGAAGGTTTTTTCTAGCAACATCTCGATTAAGGATGCCTGAAATCTGATGTCTGATTGGGATATACACCCTTAAGGACCTCTGCTTGAAAAGGATCGTAATAAATTGAACACTGAAAGATCTTTTACCTTTTCTTGATAGAAGCAATGGAAATGACCAACCTAGATGGAAATTAAACACAAATGGCTCTTTCCACATATTCACCATTACAGAAGCCCACCAGAGCGATGTTATTAATATGAACAACAACGTCTTTTCTGGTCTTTGGAAGTCTTCTATTCCGAAAATGTAAGTTCTTTATCTTGACCATTCTCCACAAAAAAGATTGTCGAATACTGCTCATAATCCTAATTGGTGTCCACATTGTCATTGTGCTGATGAAACCATTGTTCGTCTCTTTTCGCTATATAATTTGGGAAAGACTCTTTGAAGGAGATTATATAGTACAATGGGGATCACCCCAAATAATGATTCGAAAATTGCCTCACATTGCAAAAGCCTTTGCAGATTGAGCTTTTTGTCCTATAAAAATATGATCATCTTCAATTCCTCTATTGCCATCTGTTGGTCCATTTCATTAGTAAGAAACAATCGCACATTCAACAGCTCATAAATTAGTACAATCAAAATTTGGGAAAGCATTTGTTACTTGGTTGGTTTGTTGGTCACAACGATATTCAAAGCTTTGCAAAGATTACGACCCTACCACCATCTCTCTTAATCTATCGATTTTTATGTAATCTTCGCTTTGTTTTGTATGTTGTTGGGCTTCTCTATAGCCCTCTTTTCCTACTTAACGAAAATAACAAAAGTCAATAAGCGACTAGGCCCCAGAATACAAAGACATAGGACTACAAAACTACAAAACTCTTCTATGATGCCCATGGCCTCGTTCCAACCCTGTCAATCACCTAGGTTCATCTTGCCACGACCTAAAATTAGTAGTTAAATTAGTAGTTTTAAGAAAAGGGGTGAGTATTaaaaaatacttagtaagtaatCTCATTGTCGCTATGGTGGTAATTCACCTAGGTTCATCTTGCCACAATATTATCTTCGATCATAGGAACCTTTTTAATTGAGACCACTGGTTTAAATTGCAAACAAGGAAAGTTTCATTGCCGCAAATATGGTAATTCACATGTGTTTATTCCTTGCCCTCCCATTAATGGTCCTAAAAAGTTATGACCTAAACTTTCaatgtctctctctctcttttttttttactaaaaccAAACGTTTTATCTCTCATTCAAATACTAACATACAATATTGTTAAAACAAGTAAGACCTAAGGTTCCATGATgatttcatatattctttttccttcttgttATAGCCTATATATTTACCTTTATTAAAGGAAGTAGTTTTATTAACTATATAAATGAAGTAGGGAAGTGTGAGTTTATTAAAAAGAGAGGGAAATAGGGAACTATTAAATCATAGATTGAAGTAGATGAAAGAGGAAATGGATAAGGGACAATGTGAAATGGGGGTATAGGTAAAAAAATTTATTCGTCCATATAGTAATGTTAAAGAAAACTAAAGGGTATAAGTGCAACTTTTGGAAGTTCCGTAAGTAAAATTTAAGTTATCTGACATACGACTGAACTTATTAGACACGATGATACAACAATTCCACGAACATCAAGGATaaacacaaaaaacaaaaagaccAAAACAAAGCACAGAGTTGGTAACCTAGTTCGGTGCAATACCACCTACGTCTCGGAGACAGTGTTTCCTGGAAAGATATTGTCACTAATATAAAGTCAAGCAACTACAATGATATATTTATCTATAAATAGATTGTAATTACAATGAAATTCAAATAGCCCAACTTGGCATATGATCACTTAAACTCCCCGTAAATGTGAGACTGTCTCTCAACAAAACTTAGCCTCTCCTAAATGTGAGATCCTCTCACCTTCAATGTAGTTAGGCTTCCTCTATGTATACGAATATTAGTGAACGTTCACTTAGTCAATATTAGTGAACGTtcacttaggctccccttaagtgTGAGACTCCTTCTCAAACGTAATCTTTCCACCTTCTTGTGAATGCACCTTCACTTGAAGAACTTAGGCTCTCTCTAAGTTTGAGACCTTCTTCACGAGTAATGAtgtcttaggctccccttaagtgTGAGACTCCTTCTCAAACGTAATCTTTCCACCTTCTTGTGAATGCACCTTCACTTGAAGAACTTAAGCTCTCTCTAAGTTTGAGACCTTCTTCACGAGTAATGATgtcttaggctccctctaaggTAGAAAATTCCTTCTCATGTTCTAAACGGGGTACTAACAGTTTACATCCATATATACTAATGCTAAGAGTATTAATTTTGAACtcctttttgaaagtttaaggatatactaatgaaacttttaaaagttcaagaataCTTTTGAAATCGAGTTTGGTCAAAAACCAAtataagggttttttttttaaagttcttttttattaatatttaaaggTGTTTATGAAGctttttaaagttcaaacaAAATACGTACAGAATTCATGGGTAATTTCTATAATTTAGGTAAATTttgataacaaaataattatccaaAACCTCTCGTATTAGGACaattgttattattaattatcttcttttcGTGAAGCCGGATGATCGCATCTCAAGGAGTTTATTACTATTATTGAAAGGAAGATACTATATTGATATGAAATGTGATACATGAAAGAGCTAAGCTCTCCATTTTAAGAGATTGCATCTTAATGATATTaataagtagttttttttttcttttttttttcttttaaagataATACAGTCTCTCTATGTATGTAAAAATCGTGGAACAATCGTGAGCTTCAATAGTAATAGCGAAGTTTAATCTTTCTATATGTCTTCTAATTGTCCTATTTAATAATGCATGACAACttcattgattaattaactaGCTAGTTAATAGTTATCCAAACCTACCAAAACATTATCCTTAATTAAACCCCTAATTAAACCCCTCATTCTGATTATTCAATCTCTAATGATATTTGGCATTTTGTTCATGAAGAACGAAGAATATTTGTGAAATTATTACTTTACATGATTAAAACAAAGACATGATCTTATTTAGCCAAAACAAAGCCCCAAGTATCAAACAAAACAAGATCGAATTTATCAAAACTCACGAGCCAACTTTGAAAATAAATGGGAAGAGAGTTCAAGACAAGAATGTGATTACAAAACTTAATGATATCAACATGCAAACACACATTTTCTAGTAATGGACAATTTGTGAAAAATAAGGTTAAAAAATGGGCTGTCAGATCTGTCTTTTTCTTGCCTacctaaattgaaaattggaaattCAGCCCACAGAAAAAAATGGTTTCCCTTTCCCACAGTGGATTTGAACAGCCCAAAACCTTATTTAAACCTCTGCAGTTTAAGTATCAACAACATTGGTCtgtgaaatttataataattttcaaacATTCGTCATctaattgtttcttttatagAAACCCTATGATAATTGTCTTGTTGATTCAGAGAAAGCTGTCTGTTTTTTGTATACTTTTGCCCCTTCAAACCTTAATTGTCTGCTACgaaaacttaaggaacaatatgTTGGCTCCTCATTACAATAGAAATTTCCTACTCCCTTCTCACATGTTTATTTGTTTAtcataattttgaaattcaattataaCATGTTTATTTCTACACATAATTTTTAAGTTAAATAATgatctttcaaatttttgtctagtttagtctctaaatttttaactGTCTAATGGATGTTTAAACTTAcatttttgtgtctaataggtctCCGAAGTTTAGAAATTGCTTAATAAGTTCCATacctttcaattttgtatctgaATGTGAGACTCTCTAAAGTGAATAATCCTATCTTTCCTGCATCAAGCCAATATCACTTCTCTTGATGATCTTAGGAATCACCTAAAATTGAAAATCCACTCCATATATAGCAAAACGATTAAACAAGAACTTGAGATTGACTCTAGAATACTGCAGTATACCCTTCACATGTAAAAGTAATGTACTTATGTTTTCACTGCTCAACAACATAA contains:
- the LOC120091919 gene encoding 14 kDa proline-rich protein DC2.15-like translates to MDSKRTSNAAIFLVLNLVFFAFVNVCHACNDPKPKPSPKPYPNPNPNPTPVVKSCPRDALKLGVCTKLLNGPVSALVGSLPNTQCCSLLDGLIDLEAAVCLCTAIKANVLGININIPISLSLLVNVCGKKVPSEFQCA